One genomic region from Osmerus mordax isolate fOsmMor3 chromosome 4, fOsmMor3.pri, whole genome shotgun sequence encodes:
- the LOC136941768 gene encoding protein regulator of cytokinesis 1-like isoform X2 yields the protein MRRSEVHAAESVACLNRALNRLKDIWEEIGIPEDQRLQRTDVVKKHIKDLLEMMITEEESLRKRLLSSIESCSKELESLCQELQLPPFEEEEGSTMLQLEKDIRTRLEVMINQKSQRIQQLKAFWKEDQELCDIMCSAPYCISLESVPSLEQLESYRAYLDSLTQEKVRRHDEFIGIKRQIIQCMEHLDQLPDTSFERDVVCEDEEAFCLSNDNIAALKLLLGQLEERKAENELRCSAYRGKIQELWERLQVPLEERDAISEHMVLSKKTNLDSLQAEAGRLEELKIKNMQNVIEAIRAEIALFWEKCYYSSEQKQAFVPYFDDNFTEESLNLHEAEVLNLKKQYEDHQDLFEGVGRWQESWMLFLELDKKATDPSRFNNRGGNLLKEEKQRADLQKSLPKLEKTLKTQIDLWEQEQCREFLVNGQKFIQYVQEQWQVLQNEREQEKLERQLKKNKQFEKDMQFGTTVKTPSKRRLAATPTPSKTRKLNSTCSMSTPNSTLRSGGSTFQSPSLRPPLSISKIPGLRTPARARTPRAQERNKENISHLYGAALGGTLRPPASPHRNFSINSVASTYSEFARDLSKVSKSTIIQTGHLNSTVTHL from the exons ATGAGGAGAAG TGAAGTTCATGCTGCTGAATCGGTGGCTTGTCTGAATCGAGCTCTTAATAGACTCAAGGACATTTGGGAAGAAATCGGCATCCCTGAGGATCAGCGACTACAGAGGACAGATGTTGTGAAAAAACATATCAAA GACTTGCTGGAGATGATGATtacagaggaggagagtctcAGGAAGCGATTGTTGAGCAGTATCGAGTCTTGTAGCAAAGAGCTTGAGAGCCTGTGCCAGGAACTACAGCTACCACCATTTGAG GAGGAGGAAGGTAGCACGATGTTGCAGCTGGAGAAGGATATCAGGACACGGTTGGAGGTGATGATCAATCAGAAGAGCCAGAGGATCCAGCAGCTGAAAGCCTTCTGGAAGGAGGAccaggagctgtgtgacatcaTGTGCTCAGCTCCTTACTGCATCAGTCTGGAGTCAGTCCCGTCTCTGGAGCAGCTTGAGAGCTACCGTGCCTACCTGGACAGTCTCACCCAAGAGAAG GTGCGCCGACATGACGAGTTCATCGGCATCAAAAGGCAGATCATCCAATGCATGGAGCATCTCGATCAGCTGCCTGACACCAGCTTTGAGAGAGACGTGGTGTGCGAGGACGAGGAGGCCTTCTGCCTGTCGAACGACAACATCGCAGCCCTCAAACTGCTGCTCGGTCAG TTGGAGGAGCGCAAGGCTGAGAATGAGCTGCGCTGCTCTGCCTACCGCGGTAAGATCCAGGAGCTGTGGGAGAGACTGCAGGttcccctggaggagagagacgccATATCTGAACACATGGTCCTGTCGAAGAAGACGAACCTGGACTCT ctgcaAGCTGAGGCCGGGCGTCTGGAAGAGCTCAAGATCAAGAACATGCAGAACGTCATTGAGGCCATCAGAGCTGAGATAGCGCTCTTTTGGGAGAAGTGCTACTACAGCTCTGAGCAGAAACAAGCGTTTGTTCCTTACTTTGACG ATAATTTCACTGAAGAAAGTCTGAATCTTCATGAGGCTGAAGTTTTGAACCTCAAAAAACAATATGAGGATCACCAGGATCTCTTTGAGGGAGTCGGAAGATGGCAGGAGAGCTGGATGCTGTTTTTGGAACTAGAT AAAAAGGCAACAGATCCCTCTAGGTTCAACAATCGAGGAGGGAACCTTCTGaaagaggagaagcagagggccGACCTTCAAAAAAGTCTGCCAAAG TTGGAGAAGACCCTGAAGACCCAGATTGACCTGTGGGAACAGGAACAGTGCAGGGAGTTTTTGGTCAATGGTCAGAAGTTCATTCAGTACGTACAGGAGCAATGGCAAGTCCTCCAGAatgagagggagcaagagaaacTGGAAAGG CAACTGAAGAAAAACAAGCAGTTCGAGAAGGACATGCAGTTTGGAACCACTGTGAAGACGCCGTCCAAAAGACGTCTTGCGGCTACTCCCACACCTAGCAAAACGAGAAAG CTAAATTCCACCTGCAGCATGTCCACTCCCAACAGTACGCTTCGCTCCGGAGGAAGCACCTTCCAATCTCCTAGCCTACGACCTCCTCTGTCCATCAGTAAG attcctggactGCGCACCCCTGCACGCGCCAGAACTCCTCGGGCTCAGGAGAGGAACAAGGAGAACATCTCCCACCTCTATGGAGCTGCTCTGGGCGGTACTTTAAGACCACCAGCTAGCCCACACCGGAACTTCAGCATCAACTCGGTTGCCAGCACCTATTCAGAATTTGCG CGAGACCTTTCAAAGGTCTCCAAATCTACCATCATCCAGACAGGACACCTGAACTCTACAGTCACTCATCTCTGA
- the LOC136941768 gene encoding protein regulator of cytokinesis 1-like isoform X1 encodes MRRSEVHAAESVACLNRALNRLKDIWEEIGIPEDQRLQRTDVVKKHIKDLLEMMITEEESLRKRLLSSIESCSKELESLCQELQLPPFEEEEGSTMLQLEKDIRTRLEVMINQKSQRIQQLKAFWKEDQELCDIMCSAPYCISLESVPSLEQLESYRAYLDSLTQEKVRRHDEFIGIKRQIIQCMEHLDQLPDTSFERDVVCEDEEAFCLSNDNIAALKLLLGQLEERKAENELRCSAYRGKIQELWERLQVPLEERDAISEHMVLSKKTNLDSLQAEAGRLEELKIKNMQNVIEAIRAEIALFWEKCYYSSEQKQAFVPYFDDNFTEESLNLHEAEVLNLKKQYEDHQDLFEGVGRWQESWMLFLELDKKATDPSRFNNRGGNLLKEEKQRADLQKSLPKLEKTLKTQIDLWEQEQCREFLVNGQKFIQYVQEQWQVLQNEREQEKLERQLKKNKQFEKDMQFGTTVKTPSKRRLAATPTPSKTRKLNSTCSMSTPNSTLRSGGSTFQSPSLRPPLSISKIPGLRTPARARTPRAQERNKENISHLYGAALGGTLRPPASPHRNFSINSVASTYSEFAKDFVNIDSTIIKSETFQRSPNLPSSRQDT; translated from the exons ATGAGGAGAAG TGAAGTTCATGCTGCTGAATCGGTGGCTTGTCTGAATCGAGCTCTTAATAGACTCAAGGACATTTGGGAAGAAATCGGCATCCCTGAGGATCAGCGACTACAGAGGACAGATGTTGTGAAAAAACATATCAAA GACTTGCTGGAGATGATGATtacagaggaggagagtctcAGGAAGCGATTGTTGAGCAGTATCGAGTCTTGTAGCAAAGAGCTTGAGAGCCTGTGCCAGGAACTACAGCTACCACCATTTGAG GAGGAGGAAGGTAGCACGATGTTGCAGCTGGAGAAGGATATCAGGACACGGTTGGAGGTGATGATCAATCAGAAGAGCCAGAGGATCCAGCAGCTGAAAGCCTTCTGGAAGGAGGAccaggagctgtgtgacatcaTGTGCTCAGCTCCTTACTGCATCAGTCTGGAGTCAGTCCCGTCTCTGGAGCAGCTTGAGAGCTACCGTGCCTACCTGGACAGTCTCACCCAAGAGAAG GTGCGCCGACATGACGAGTTCATCGGCATCAAAAGGCAGATCATCCAATGCATGGAGCATCTCGATCAGCTGCCTGACACCAGCTTTGAGAGAGACGTGGTGTGCGAGGACGAGGAGGCCTTCTGCCTGTCGAACGACAACATCGCAGCCCTCAAACTGCTGCTCGGTCAG TTGGAGGAGCGCAAGGCTGAGAATGAGCTGCGCTGCTCTGCCTACCGCGGTAAGATCCAGGAGCTGTGGGAGAGACTGCAGGttcccctggaggagagagacgccATATCTGAACACATGGTCCTGTCGAAGAAGACGAACCTGGACTCT ctgcaAGCTGAGGCCGGGCGTCTGGAAGAGCTCAAGATCAAGAACATGCAGAACGTCATTGAGGCCATCAGAGCTGAGATAGCGCTCTTTTGGGAGAAGTGCTACTACAGCTCTGAGCAGAAACAAGCGTTTGTTCCTTACTTTGACG ATAATTTCACTGAAGAAAGTCTGAATCTTCATGAGGCTGAAGTTTTGAACCTCAAAAAACAATATGAGGATCACCAGGATCTCTTTGAGGGAGTCGGAAGATGGCAGGAGAGCTGGATGCTGTTTTTGGAACTAGAT AAAAAGGCAACAGATCCCTCTAGGTTCAACAATCGAGGAGGGAACCTTCTGaaagaggagaagcagagggccGACCTTCAAAAAAGTCTGCCAAAG TTGGAGAAGACCCTGAAGACCCAGATTGACCTGTGGGAACAGGAACAGTGCAGGGAGTTTTTGGTCAATGGTCAGAAGTTCATTCAGTACGTACAGGAGCAATGGCAAGTCCTCCAGAatgagagggagcaagagaaacTGGAAAGG CAACTGAAGAAAAACAAGCAGTTCGAGAAGGACATGCAGTTTGGAACCACTGTGAAGACGCCGTCCAAAAGACGTCTTGCGGCTACTCCCACACCTAGCAAAACGAGAAAG CTAAATTCCACCTGCAGCATGTCCACTCCCAACAGTACGCTTCGCTCCGGAGGAAGCACCTTCCAATCTCCTAGCCTACGACCTCCTCTGTCCATCAGTAAG attcctggactGCGCACCCCTGCACGCGCCAGAACTCCTCGGGCTCAGGAGAGGAACAAGGAGAACATCTCCCACCTCTATGGAGCTGCTCTGGGCGGTACTTTAAGACCACCAGCTAGCCCACACCGGAACTTCAGCATCAACTCGGTTGCCAGCACCTATTCAGAATTTGCG AAGGATTTTGTCAACATTGATTCCACCATCATTAAAAG CGAGACCTTTCAAAGGTCTCCAAATCTACCATCATCCAGACAGGACACCTGA
- the spi1a gene encoding transcription factor PU.1a — MESYIFPSASENITPYETENYRPPLELNSYLTAVGEPHEENVWEYHQRVQQAEFEQPPENHLTELRSVRSQRFDQYQYVDTLPQHLPLDPALGVLSISPQIPYYSHALCYQYLPTVSPAHYYSEEEDQPARSPPLEVSEGEYDQEDHLPLLSLRDSSNKRKIRLYQFLLDLLKNGDMRDSIWWVDQDKGIFQFSSKHKEALASRWGTQKGNRKRMTYQKMARALRNYGKTGEIKKVKKKLTYQFSGEILRKLYRGETFPSLTQ; from the exons ATGGAAAGCTATATCTTTCCATCT GCATCAGAGAACATAACTCCGTATGAAACCGAAAACTATCGACCTCCTTTGGAGTTGAACTCATACCTCACTGCTGTTGGAGAACCCCATGAAG AAAATGTATGGGAGTACCACCAGCGTGTCCAGCAGGCAGAATTTGAACAACCTCCAGAAAATCATTTAACAGAATTACGGAGTGTTCGGTCCCAACGTTTTGATCAATATCAATATGTGGACACACTGCCTCAACACCTTCCCCTAGACCCAGCGCTTGGAGTCCTTTCAATATCACCTCAG ATACCATATTACAGCCATGCCTTGTGTTACCAGTATCTGCCCACTGTGTCGCCTGCCCATTATTAttcagaggaggaggaccaaCCGGCTCGCAGTCCTCCTCTTGAGGTGTCAGAAGGAGAGTACGACCAAGAAGACCACTTGCCTCTACTCTCATTGAGAGACTCCA GCAACAAAAGGAAGATCCGTTTGTACCAGTTCCTACTAGATCTGCTAAAGAATGGAGACATGAGGGACAGCATCTGGTGGGTGGACCAAGACAAAGGCATCTTCCAGTTCTCCTCTAAACACAAGGAAGCACTGGCCAGCCGCTGGGGCACCCAGAAAGGAAATCGCAAACGAATGACCTATCAAAAAATGGCTAGGGCCCTTCGGAACTACGGCAAGACTGGAGAGATCAAAAAAGTGAAAAAGAAACTGACTTATCAATTCAGTGGGGAAATACTGAGGAAATTGTACAGAGGGGAGACGTTTCCCTCACTTACACAATGA
- the tmem276a gene encoding transmembrane protein 178B — MAAMRTLTVAGLFLAFCALGLIAVAISTDNWYETDARRHRERCKNYSNKRNDPGYIYISNHNLPLRMLPKENNVERKGSSGGILLRAKRHFLPPAPAMESLCSRQFNSTITGLWRKCHREGFDLETEDLIFKGLIRRCTQIKYYYSSSSLPRNLPINLTKTIKQDKWHALHLQRMTASFIGMAISIILFGWIIGVLGCCKQHDLMQYVAGLLFLMGGTCCIISLCTCVAGINFQLSRFPRYMYGIPEDISHGYGWSMFCAWGGLGLTLLAGFLCTLAPSLYPPHMVAQKPRQENGCV; from the exons ATGGCTGCTATGAGGACATTAACTGTCGCAGGACTCTTTTTGGCTTTTTGTGCCTTAGGACTGATCGCAGTTGCTATTAGTACCGACAATTGGTATGAAACCGATGCAAGGAGGCACCGGGAACGTTGCAAGAATTATTCAAACAAAAGAAATGACCCTGGatatatttatatttcaaatCACAACCTCCCTCTGCGCATGTTACCGAAAGAAAATAatgtagagagaaagggatctAGTGGTGGAATCCTCCTGCGTGCTAAACGGCACTTCTTGCCTCCTGCCCCGGCCATGGAGTCCCTCTGCAGTCGGCAATTCAACTCAACCATTACCGGGCTGTGGAGAAAGTGTCACCGGGAAGGATTCGACCTGGAAACAGAGGACCTAATCTTTAAAG GGTTGATTCGACGTTGCACACAAATTAAATACTActactcctcctcatccctcccccgaAATCTGCCAATAAATCTCACCAAGACAATTAAACAGGATAAGTGGCACGCACTCC ACCTCCAAAGAATGACTGCTAGCTTCATAGGAATGGCAATCTCCATCATTCTTTTCGGCTGGATCATTGGAGTACTGGGCTGTTGTAAGCAGCATGATCTGATGCAGTATGTAGCTGGACTTCTTTTCCTCATGGGAG GAACCTGCTGTATCATTTCCTTGTGCACCTGTGTAGCTGGGATCAATTTTCAACTTTCCCGTTTTCCCCGCTACATGTATGGAATACCAGAGGATATTAGTCATGGGTATGGTTGGTCCATGTTTTGTGCCTGGGGGGGGCTAGGACTCACCTTGCTGGCTGGGTTTCTGTGCACGCTGGCCCcgtccctctaccctccccacATGGTGGCTCAGAAGCCCAGACAGGAGAATGGCTGTGTGTGA
- the fibina gene encoding fin bud initiation factor a yields MDFTRLVLFILTSMPLCFSAFSGPLYPEMSNGTFHHFFVPDGDYEENDDPETCQMLFKFTDRRACGTNEDSDSVVRNDFFITKHEVEAAARLLEGIGRTISYDLDGKESYGKFLSQETSQISEAFTSVEKSLLELEVKFKQSQDNDLEEEHQLNGNVLKTIHGVTDRLRETKDISVGLKDKHELLSLVLKSHGTRLSRLRTEYLNV; encoded by the coding sequence ATGGATTTCACACGTCTAGTGCTGTTTATTTTAACATCGATGCCACTTTGCTTTTCAGCTTTTAGTGGGCCCTTGTATCCAGAAATGTCAAATGGCACATTTCATCACTTTTTTGTACCGGACGGCGACTATGAGGAGAATGACGACCCCGAGACATGTCAAATGCTCTTTAAATTCACTGACCGGCGCGCGTGCGGAACGAATGAGGACAGCGACTCGGTAGTGCGCAACGATTTTTTTATCACGAAGCATGAAGTTGAAGCTGCTGCAAGGTTGTTGGAAGGCATTGGCAGAACGATATCTTACGACTTGGACGGAAAGGAAAGCTATGGAAAATTTCTTTCTCAGGAGACATCTCAGATTAGTGAGGCTTTTACAAGTGTGGAGAAATCACTCTTAGAGTTAGAAGTTAAATTCAAACAAAGTCAGGACAACGACCTTGAAGAGGAGCACCAACTCAATGGCAATGTCTTGAAGACAATCCATGGCGTTACAGATCGTCTCAGGGAGACAAAGGACATCTCAGTGGGACTAAAAGATAAAcatgagctgctctctctcgttcttaaAAGCCATGGCACAAGACTCAGTCGTCTCAGAACAGAGTATCTCAATGTATAA